The DNA window TCTTAAGTAAGTCTGCATTTGCCAAACGTTGTCTAGTTCTTGGGTGAACTGGAAAAACTACGGTCAACTTGCTCAAGATCATCATTGCTTTCACTATCCGTTCAAGCGTTGCTCTGTCGTCTACGTTTTCCGGTCGGTGAAGGGTCAATGCAGCGTATTTTTCGCTTCGAAGTCCGAGTCTCTTTAAAATGTTGTTTTTCGATGCGATTGGCATGTGTTGAAGCAGTGCATCGTACATGGTGTCGCCTGACACCTTAATGTTCTTTTTCGGCAGCCCCTCGGTGGTCAGGTTTGAGGCACAGTTTCGGGTTGGCGCAAACAATAGTGAGGAGCAGTGGTCTGTTAGGCGGCGGTTGATTTCTTCAGGCATTCTCGTGTCGAAGCTTCGGGCGCCAGCTTCCACGTGAGCCACGGGCAAATGAAGTTTCACGGCTGTCAGCGCACCTGCTATTGTGGAGTTTGTGTCGCCTGGCACCATGACCATATCTGGCTTATGTGCCGCGATTGTCTCCTCGAGTCTTATCATCATGGTGCCTGTTTGCCACGCATGGGTGCCTGAGCCTACACCCAGATTGGCTAAAGGTGCTGGTAGTTCCATTTCATTGAAGAAAATTTTGGACATCTCAAAATCGTAGTGTTGACCAGTGTGGATTAGTTGAAGTTCGATTTCTTTGTGATTCTGAGCTTCGCGGATTATCGGCGCTGACTTGATAATTTGGGGACGTGCGCCTATCACAAGCATTAGACGCATGCTGGCTCTCCTTGTTGACGCATTGAGTTTCTGTACACAAAAGGTCTTTGTCGTACTAAGGTTTTGGCTTCGAGTCAACCATGGCAAAGCTTAAAATAGACACTGCGGAAAGGATTCACAACTTCGGACTTGCATACTTGGTTTGGGGCAGACTGCATTCGGGAGATCGACATGAAAACTAATGCGTTGAAAACCTTGACA is part of the Candidatus Bathyarchaeia archaeon genome and encodes:
- the wecB gene encoding UDP-N-acetylglucosamine 2-epimerase (non-hydrolyzing): MRLMLVIGARPQIIKSAPIIREAQNHKEIELQLIHTGQHYDFEMSKIFFNEMELPAPLANLGVGSGTHAWQTGTMMIRLEETIAAHKPDMVMVPGDTNSTIAGALTAVKLHLPVAHVEAGARSFDTRMPEEINRRLTDHCSSLLFAPTRNCASNLTTEGLPKKNIKVSGDTMYDALLQHMPIASKNNILKRLGLRSEKYAALTLHRPENVDDRATLERIVKAMMILSKLTVVFPVHPRTRQRLANADLLKRIEATGHMKLIDPVGYNEMLQLTEHAKMVFTDSGGLQKEAFWLHTPCITLRNTTEWTETVGIHSNILAGSNPARIIKAAREIMKSPDVKNKFRKLKNPFGDGQASQRIVAEVLRRK